A single genomic interval of Spirosoma linguale DSM 74 harbors:
- a CDS encoding UDP-N-acetylmuramate/alanine ligase (TIGRFAM: UDP-N-acetylmuramate/alanine ligase~PFAM: Mur ligase middle domain protein; cytoplasmic peptidoglycan synthetase domain protein~KEGG: hypothetical protein) has protein sequence MTLDQFKYIYFLGIGGIGMSALARWFQVNGYAVAGYDKTPTALTNVLESEGMVIHFAEDVDQIPAEFRANPAETLVIYTPAVPKTHAEYLYLTEQGFTLQKRSQVLGLLAGQMTTIGVAGTHGKTTTSSMVAHILRDSGVNCAAFLGGITNNYGTNFLLNEPADDLKSVVCVVEADEFDRSFLTLFPKYAIVTSTDADHLDIYGAHDAVLESFGKFVGQIEPDGVLFMKKGLSLTDKTQAAVRPYSLKEGDYYSQNLRIENASFVFDLVYPGGVIADIHLLVPGFHNVENAVAAGAVALEVGVSPEAIRSALTSYRGVRRRFEYILKTDSTVFIDDYAHHPAEVEAFLSSVKALYPNRDITAIFQPHLFSRTRDFADGFAESLSLADHVILLDIYPARELPMEGVTSDLIFRNIHSKTKIKCTKAELVNVLREMKPSLLVTIGAGDIDQQLETIKTLLKDQ, from the coding sequence ATGACATTAGATCAATTTAAATACATTTATTTTCTCGGCATCGGAGGAATTGGTATGAGTGCCCTGGCCCGCTGGTTTCAGGTGAATGGCTATGCTGTAGCTGGATACGATAAAACACCCACCGCCCTGACCAACGTACTTGAATCGGAAGGAATGGTTATCCACTTTGCGGAAGATGTTGATCAGATTCCGGCCGAATTTCGGGCTAACCCAGCCGAAACATTGGTTATTTACACCCCCGCTGTTCCCAAAACACACGCGGAGTATCTTTATTTAACCGAACAGGGTTTTACCCTCCAGAAACGATCACAGGTGCTGGGGCTGCTGGCCGGGCAAATGACAACCATCGGCGTAGCCGGTACACACGGCAAAACCACAACATCGTCGATGGTTGCGCACATACTCCGTGATTCGGGGGTTAACTGCGCGGCTTTTCTGGGCGGAATTACCAACAATTACGGCACAAACTTCCTGCTCAATGAACCAGCCGACGACCTCAAATCCGTCGTTTGTGTCGTTGAAGCGGATGAGTTCGACCGCTCTTTCCTGACGCTCTTTCCCAAATACGCCATCGTAACCTCTACGGATGCCGACCATCTCGATATTTACGGAGCACATGATGCTGTCCTTGAATCGTTCGGCAAGTTTGTTGGCCAGATTGAGCCCGATGGCGTTCTGTTTATGAAAAAAGGGCTTTCGCTGACGGATAAAACCCAGGCGGCCGTTCGCCCTTATTCGTTGAAAGAGGGCGACTATTACAGCCAGAACTTACGGATCGAGAATGCGTCATTCGTCTTCGATCTGGTCTATCCGGGTGGTGTCATCGCTGATATTCATTTGTTAGTTCCGGGTTTTCACAATGTGGAAAATGCCGTGGCCGCCGGAGCAGTAGCGCTTGAAGTTGGCGTTTCGCCAGAAGCCATTCGATCGGCGCTGACGAGTTACCGGGGGGTTCGCCGTCGTTTCGAGTATATTTTGAAAACCGATTCGACTGTTTTCATCGACGACTATGCCCACCACCCGGCGGAGGTAGAGGCTTTTTTATCGTCGGTAAAAGCACTTTACCCCAATCGTGACATAACGGCTATTTTCCAACCCCACCTCTTTAGCCGCACACGCGACTTTGCCGACGGGTTCGCCGAGAGCCTTTCTCTGGCAGATCACGTCATTTTATTAGATATTTACCCGGCGCGTGAATTACCAATGGAAGGAGTTACTTCCGATCTGATTTTTCGGAACATACACTCGAAAACCAAAATAAAATGCACCAAAGCTGAATTAGTCAACGTTCTGCGGGAAATGAAGCCTTCTCTACTTGTCACTATAGGGGCGGGGGATATTGACCAACAGCTGGAAACAATAAAAACCCTGCTAAAAGACCAATAG
- a CDS encoding hypothetical protein (KEGG: hypothetical protein) produces MFSTFKSSKKWLLSAGGIFTLFGLIAFTEVRHGQKRVKSVVVRLDEVDGHRFLTRRDVIGYLTNEGADPVVGETYDNVNLRRLEERLRQHGLVKSCQVSRDLNGDLLVSIEQPHPLARLMPSGDGVRSVSGQYVSEEGRFFPISMNYSARVPVLTGSFFAQNRSLANKRNQPLLELLKRIHDDAFWRAQITELSVDEQGDVTMWPQIGNHRIEFGPPTELDAKFKKLKLVYTDVLPAKGWNRYSRVSVQYRNQIVCE; encoded by the coding sequence ATGTTTTCTACCTTTAAATCATCCAAAAAGTGGTTACTCTCGGCAGGAGGTATTTTTACCCTGTTCGGACTTATTGCTTTTACGGAAGTTCGACATGGGCAAAAACGCGTTAAATCGGTTGTTGTCAGGTTGGATGAGGTTGACGGTCATCGTTTTTTGACACGTCGGGATGTAATTGGGTATCTTACCAACGAGGGGGCCGACCCGGTAGTTGGGGAAACCTACGACAATGTCAACCTCCGACGGCTGGAGGAAAGGCTGCGGCAGCATGGTTTAGTAAAAAGTTGTCAGGTCTCCCGTGACTTAAATGGTGACTTGCTCGTCAGTATAGAGCAGCCTCACCCGTTGGCGCGGCTAATGCCGTCGGGTGATGGAGTTAGAAGTGTATCGGGGCAGTATGTAAGCGAAGAAGGCCGTTTTTTCCCGATTTCGATGAATTACTCAGCGCGGGTACCGGTTTTAACGGGGAGTTTTTTTGCTCAGAACCGTTCGTTGGCGAACAAACGAAACCAACCGCTGTTGGAATTGTTAAAGCGCATACATGACGACGCATTCTGGCGGGCGCAAATTACCGAATTATCGGTAGATGAGCAGGGGGATGTAACTATGTGGCCGCAGATAGGTAACCACCGGATTGAGTTTGGTCCGCCTACTGAGCTGGATGCGAAGTTTAAGAAGTTAAAATTAGTGTATACGGACGTTTTGCCGGCTAAAGGCTGGAATCGCTATAGCCGGGTGAGCGTTCAGTACCGAAATCAAATAGTTTGCGAATGA